The genome window GACATCAGCAACATGGCCAGTTATCACGTTGTTCTGGCCAGCCAGGAACACGGCTCTGACCTAAGTACAGCATGTTGTGTCTCCAGCAGTGGGGAGCTCATAAGGTACATCGAGGAGGGAGACAGCTAACTGCAATGGATAGCATTTAGGGGAGAAATGTACAGGAATCCAGACTTCATTCGCTCCACTCTTCTGTTGTGCAAAAAAGCAGAATGTTAACACAGCTCCATTTTCTTAAGGATAGTCAGCAAACCATTACTGTGACTGAGCAACTGAAAGCGTTGTTACTGCCTTTTCAAAACTTGCCCCAGGGCAGTTCAGAAGAGGAAAGTCAAAATATTAAAGCAGCGGCAATGAGACCCATCTGATGAATGCTGCAGTTCAGAATCTGGCAGTGTCCTTCACCATCAACATGCTCTTCTCCGAAACCTGCACTTATAACTGTCACGTGCACTGGGACttcaggaggaggggggaaatggTGGTTTGGAGAGGAAGTAAAGTGAGAACGCACAGTACTGCAGTCAGGATGGAGCGTGGAGTGATTTGAAGTGGTTACAATTTTCACCGCCTAGTCTTCACATGCAGCTTGGCTGACAACAAATCCTCATGTATCGTCGTTACCTTTGTGCCTAAAACTTAGCCGTCTTGCCCAATATTCAGGACATCCTTAACAATTATTTCCCAGATATACCATTTATTTTTACAGGAATGGAAAGTTATATATATTGTTCAGAACCTACCGAAATACATAACCCATCATACAAAAAGTGAGAAGCAAACCTGCATGATGAAGACGACACACTTCTTCCAGAGGCTCAGTGGAGTAATAAAACTGTTAGTTGTCGAGCTGCAGATGTGTAAAATTCTTGTAGAAGTTTGTTTTGATGTGAAAAGCATCCAGGTTTTGAGTTACTGGAGCCTTGCCCTTTTAATAATTGGGGAAGGCAACACGCTTCCTATATTTCCTGCAACTACGATTGTACTGTTTGTTCAGAGCTAAACTGAACATGTAAGATTTTTGTTCATCCCTTACTGCATATAACTACCACGAAATCTATGAGAAAACAAGTTGCTGTAAAGAAAAGGAATGTAAACAACAGGAATTATTCCTAGTAGACTTTTTCCCTATTCAGAACAGAATATGTGAAACGACTACTCACAAAGGTTGTTCAAGTTACTTATATTAATCAGGGTCAGCACACCAGCAGATTAAAATAAAGTATCTCAATAAGAACAGAAATAGTGACCTTATAAATGAGAATAACTGCCTACTATGGCGGACTTTCTTGACTCAGATTTTATTGCAAAGTGTCAGTCTTGAGATTCTTGCTTGCCATTGATTAGTGGCTTCAGGAAGAACAcggaaaaaccccaaatctatcCTATTCATGTTCCACAATTTAAACAAATTTGTGtgatatttttacttttgtgAGGCATCTGCAACTTGCAGGTAAACAAAGCTAAAACAGTCAAAAGCAAACCCTAACACCTATTCTCGAATTTTCAACTTCTGGCAAGTGCAGGAAAAACCAAAACGGTTACATTTGTTATTATTAGTTGTCTTCATTTTGCTTCATTTCACATTTCATATGCCAACATTCAATCACTGTGGTAAAACGTAATATATCCGATGGAACAATAACAGAGTAACTCTcccaataaaataataaaacagggagcaataaaataataaaacagactGTACAGTGGGAATAGATAAGTAAGCAGGGATAAGAGATATGACTAGGAAGACAATAAGATAAAGTTCAAGAAAATAACTAATGATAAGCTGAAGTGTTCTCCTCAGCTTATTAAAcattaaaatgtgaatttttcagGAATGTATCTTCCTTCCCATTAAAAAGAGCTTATATATGTTTATGTGTGTAGGAACATATAAAAACTGGGTTAAGGAATTACATGTAAGTATTAAGGCTATATTCTTTTGTATCATTTTATTGCTGTGTGGCCCTGCTGTTACCGAGCAGGATGTAGGATGGCAGAAAGACCTTTGCTGACGTTAAACCCATTCTTCAACACCTTACTCAAAGCCTGCCTTTAGCGAAGTGGACTCGGAAGCTTGGGAAAAAGCCAGGCCATGCTGGAGAGCAAAGTTTCCTCTCCGGCAAAGAGGAAAGGTGTGCAGGCTTTTCCCAGCTCAGCCGGCCACCTCTGAGGTCAGCTGTAGACAAGAGTAAATAAGAGCCGCATGGCGATTTGGGACCGGTGCGTCACCAAACCAGCTGTCCGCGGCTATTTGGTCACTACTAATCCAGGTCACAGCCATGACCTACATGTCGAGCACCCGGAACCCTCTGGCGAGGATCCAGTTTTGCTCCCTTCGCACCTCCACGTATCCTCTGCGTCGACCCCGGCCTTTCAGCCATTCCACCGCTTCGCGCAAAGAGGCCGTTTCCCTTTCGGGTAAGGCCCCGAACACCCGCGCACCCCTCAGGGTTGGCAACACAGCTGGTGCTACGGCGGCCACCGCCTGGGATGGGCCGGGCCAGgcccgctccccacagccccggggACCACGCCGGCTGCCCCTAGAAGGCCggttcctccccctcccccggctCGGAGCGGCGGGAGGAGCGCGGTGCCCTTGGGTCCTGGCAAGGCCGCCAACGCCGCTGACATTGCCCGGAGCCTGCCCGGTAAACAAGGTCACGGGAGGCGGTGCAGGGCCAACACacctccccccccttcccggcGACCTgcccgctgccggcggggggacaacggcttgggggggggggggggggttgacgAAAGAGGGAACCCCGCCAACGGCAGTCACGAGCCGCCCGGCACCGGGAACGTTCCGTTATGGGCGGGGCCGGCCGaagcccttcctcccccccccccccccccgctttcccgGGGGTTGTAAATAGAGGCGGCACGTGAAGCCGCTCGCCACTGGCGAGGGGAACAGCGAGAGGCCTTTGGGCGCCTACTGGACACCGAGCGAGCCACACACCGAGCCACCCACCCGCTTACCTGCCCCTGAGTGACCGAcctgccacccacccacccacccacccacccgacTGACCGCCGCCCCGGGAGCGATGAAGGCCGCCCGCATCGCCCTGCGCGCCGCCACCCCCCTGGCAGGAGCCAGCGGGGCCAGCAGCCGCCGCGGCCAGTTGCCGCTGGAAGTGGAGCAGTTCTCCcgtttctccccctccccgctctccATCAAGCAGCTGCTGGACTTCGGTGAGAGGCGGGACGGGCGAGGGGAGGCGAGGGTGGTGGTGGCTAGTGTGTGTGTGGCTAGTAGCCTGTGGCTGGGGGCTTGTGAatcccgggctggggggggtgggggcggcgaGGCCCCTGGCTGGGGGGGTCCGGAGAGAGGGGAGTGGTCCCCGCTTGTGGACCAGCCAGCCCTGGAGGTGGTCGCCCCAGGCGATGTCCCCccgccggtgccagccccggggccggccggccccggggctggcaccggcggGGGGACATCGCCTGGGGCGACCACCTCAGGCACCCACCGGGCGATGGTGCCTTGTGACTGCCTGGACCAAAGCCGAAGATAGGCTTCAGCTCTAATTGGGCGATGTTAATGGCATGGGGAGGGCTAAGAGATTAGTTAATGGGTGTTTTCGTGCTCGGAGGTACGCGGTATCGGGGAGGAGTCAATTAGTCGTGTCCTGTTGGGGAGCGAACGAGCTGTACCCAGATCCCATTGCTGCTTTGGCAGCCGGCAGACCTGTGCTCACACGACCTTTTTCAGTCTTCACCACGAAGAAGCCCGTGTTTACAAAGTGATTCTTCTAGAGGATTACAAATAAAGCCCCGTGTCTAAGTGGGAAACGTACCAATATTCctcccaggaacatgctgtcacGTAAACAACATCCAGCACAAACGCATACATACACTTAGGACAACTGGCCGGTAACAGCATGATGATTGCAAAAGAACGTAGCCATGAAGCCTATGGAAACACAGCAAATTGTACCTGTATCTTGAAACTCTCTTCTTTTTTACCAAACTTCTCTTCTGGATTTGTTCACAGGCTCAACTAATGGATGTGAGAGAACTTCCTTTGCGTTTTTGCGCCAGGAACTTCCTGTGAGGTTTGCAAACATACTGAAAGAAATTGATCTTCTTCCTGATAAATTGCTAGGAACCCCATCAGTGCAATTAGTAAAAAGCTGGTAAGTTAAGAGCTACTTGAATTCAGCCTGTAAAATCACATAGCTTTGACAACTTGGTTGTCACAGACTTTTTTTGAATGGTAGAAGACGATAACAAAATACActagaaatgcagtttctttATCAAAGCTGAATTGCAAGCTGTTATACACTGTCCTTTTCTAACATACTAAAATCACATTGAAAAACAGCATGGTTATATTGTtatatttaaatagttttaaaaaaaccaaaccaacaaaccatgACAGTTTGGAATAGCTGGTAGAGCAAATCTCGCTTCTTACCCTTTAAGAAGGAGGacaaaaaaatgtgttctgttcTCACATAGCATTACAGACCCTCAGAGCTACACAGAAATGGGAAAGCAGGCTATATACTTGTTTGAGTCTCTGATGGAATTACTGACAGAGGTTCTATTCCATAGCACATTGCCTTAGCTTGTGCACCAAGCGTTTGGAATTCAGTTGATATAATCTCTGTGGTTGACACAGTGGTTGAGTCTGATTTAACCTTGCTTTACTGGCATGGTTGCAGCATTTGCAAGAATGGCTGGCATAAAGGGTAAAAGTATTAGAGTGAGACCCAGAAACTGTTCTTAATCTAGCCAACGCTTGTGCCTTTGCAGTGTGCGTCAAGGCTGTCAGATGTTAACACAAGAGGCTCAAGTACTTAGCTTGTGCCAAAGCTGATCAGATTTGGAAAAATTTTGCTTAGGTGACTTTCTGATCGGTGTTGTCGTTTGGATCTTCTTTTGAAATACCTCCCTTCTTAAGAATAGTAAGGGGTTCCTACATACCTAAAGTGAGGGTTTAGATTCCTTTCTGGGGGGCAGGCACAAGAAAAGACTTAAAACTTCTAGGGTTCAGGCAGTCAAGAAGTATCcatctgtgattctatgcttgGATGGAACTTTGATACTTTAAAGATACTTCAGACTTCTAGCTGATTTGTTAAGAGTAATGATTTGGACAagacaaagtattttttctgttcctagactaataaaaatcaaatgaatgTGTCCTTTTTCAATAGGTACATCCAAAGCCTAATGGAGCTTGTTGAATTCCACCAGAAAAGCCCAGATGACCAAAAAGTCTTATCTGAGtaagctttttcatttgtttctttgaaCTTTTCATCTTGCATTCTGCTTTTCATAATGTAGTCAGTTTAGAATGACAGCTGTCATGAGCTTAATTTGATAACCTAGCACAAAGTGCTGTGCACAGAACAAGCTGGTTTAAATCTATGATGATGTTTAGCAATGTTACTAATAAATATGGCCCATTACAGCTCAGTTTCAAGGGCATGCTGCCCCTTGAACTGTCTTGACAGAAATAACAACAGAAACTATTTGTGATATCACATCCCTGCCTCTTTCCAAGATgtgtttttcccttcctcacaTTCTCTTCTGCTCAAACTATTATGAATGAGTGAACAGGCAGTGAATTTGACGTGACTAATGATTACACCTTTTGTATTAAAAACATCAGACTCTTCTGGTTTAGGTCAGtgaggaattaattttaaaagaatgaaaaaaatataccgTGTTTTAATGTTAAGGTTGTTATGCATTTACGTATGCTGCATCTGTATTAGATAATGACATTGTACAAAGCTTGCCTCCATGTAATCTTAGAAAAATGTtctaaaaagatctttttttttgaCCTAGCTTTATAGATACATTAATCAGAGTCCGAAACAGACATCATGATGTGGTTCCTACAATGGCACAAGGAGTAATTGAATACAAAGACACGTTTAAAGTAGATCCTGTCACCAATCAAAACATTCAGTATTTTTTGGACCGTTTTTACATGAGCCGCATTTCTACCCGGATGCTAATGAACCAACACAGTAAGTAGGAATTTTTACCTGAGGAAAAATGTCAGCCTGTTGAGAAACATGTTACTATAAACATTCCTTAAAAGTGTTGGAGATCTGCCTTGGATGATTTTGTGTGACACTGAAAAGTTAGAAACTGAATGTATGACTTAGGAAAGTAATGGGAAAACTTGTTTTCTAAACCACAGACTGATTGTAATAAGTCTTGTGTGGAATATGTAGCGATCTCGTTCCTTACATCTGAAAAGCCTTTAGATGTTGAACTACAGAAAAGCCAACATTAGTTTGCTAGCAGTAGATTGTATTTTTAACTCACAAAAGGCATAAACAACACACATTATTTTGTGACTGTATGTTGTCATCACACTGTATTAGTCTAAGTTTAAGGCTGgggtttcttttaaataatacagtatttggGATTAAATATAGTATTATTTTCATCTTAAACAGCCCTTCTTTTTGATGATAAATCTGGCTCAGGGCACCCGAGGCACATTGGAAGTATTGATCCTTGCTGTGATGTTGTTGAAGTAGTGAATGGTACGTATTCTCAGATTCTTACCATTTCTCTTCATGATGAGTATTTATATCTGATTGCAAGCAATTTGGGTAACCAACATACGTTGTATAGGATGCTGACtgttttttttattgaaatagcTGAAAGCAGTCTATCCAAACAAAGCTTTTATAGGTCACAAAATACAAAGTAGCATTAAAAAATGTGTTGAAATAAGGTGAAGTGACAGATGAGGTAGGAGTTAAAGTTGTCTGTGGTATTGAGATTGGCCTTACCTACTGATAGGTAACAGATGCATGTGTTCTACAGAGTTATCAGATTGTACTGAAGATTTGCCCATGCTGCTGTAACTGCCTATTTGTTCAGTTTTTAATGCACACAGTGGATGCAATGTTATCATTCCTTTGAGACACAAGCTTAGTTATTCTGTAACACCTTAGCAGTTAACAAATCTTATTTTGCTATGCATTAGAATGAATTTCTACAGTGTTTGATATTATActtcacatattttatttaaataaatatttcagatgcttttgaCAGTTCCAAGATGTTGTGTGACCAGTATTACTTAACATCTCCAGAACTGAAACTTAATCAAGTGAATGGTAAGATGAGACCTTTTATGTCTACCTTCCTATCAGTAGCCAAACTGCTGCTTTTACTGAATCAAAAGACTCCTAATTCTATAGCCATAATGGTACAACCAGTTGATCTGTCGTGGGCTAGTTCCTCTTAATTTTCTGTTACAAGCACCTCATTTAATCCCCCATGTCCCTCAAATGTCATTGTATCTTTAACACTAGATTTCGTGAGGTAATACCTCTGAATTTGAGAGAAGTAAGGCTGGCCTGTACTTAAGGTAACATGAGAAGTTGCTAGAGAGGAACTCTGTTTCTGGGGTGAGGAAGTGGGGCTGACTGAGAAACACTGGTTCTGCTCCAAGCTGCCTGCTTGTGTCTGATCTTGGGCAGTCTCTGTAACGTCTAAAATCCTTTAATTATAAAATGGAATCAATACTTGCCTCTTTGAGTTTATTTGACGATAAACTGGATTTAAGCAAGTGGCAATTAGAATCTAAACACTGTTATGAGTGCATAAAGTTGTTTGCtcattttgggggggggcggaacCAAAACTAAGgcttgatttattttcttgtttgttttggcgTACAACTTATTGTAAAATTTGGATACAATACAGAAATTCCATCACCACCTTAAATCTTGCTtgtctcttttccccttcctctagGAAAGTTTCCAGGAGAGCCAATTAACATCGTGTATGTTCCGTCTCATCTCTTTCACATGCTTTTTGAGCTCTTTAAGGTAAGTCCACATAAGCTGTTTATTTCCTTAGTAGTCTGAGCTGGAGTgtcaatatttaaaatatctagcTAGATCTGAATGAAGTAAAGCTTTGCATAGGACACTAAGACTCGTAAAGTTTTCTTAATTGGGGAAATAGCTTTGGCAGTTGGGAAAGGAATGAGTAGTTTGTAGGAGAGTATTTGGACATATTTGTGTGGTGGAAATGGGACAGGGTaggggagagagagaataaaagTGGGATGTGGGATTGTGACCACCGCTAGCCATCCCTTTTTAGGGATTACTGCCCTGGTGCCTCTTTTGTGGAGTGCGTGATGCATCTCGAAGTAGCCGAACTAATGTGCTGCCAACATGAGGTGCAGAATTCTGGCAGCCTTTATCAACTGCTGAACTCTTCTCCAGGTAGCTGGTGACTTTAAGGGAGTTATgttatttaatttactttggcTGAGTTATGTTGGGCAAGACCAGTGTAATCTTTCAAGCATAGAAGAGTCTTAGCTATGCTTAGTCACTTTTAGGTGTGAGACCTCCTCTACTCCTCTTGCACTGAATTGCTAAGTGTGTTCTTGGAAGCTAGGCACCAATAGGAATGCGTCTGCATAATAGgcatattatttttaagtgtgtaGATCCAACACTTTCTGATTATGGTAACCTTCATTTCCATAGAATTCAATGAGGGCAACCGTTGAATTCCAAGAAAACAGTCCTTCCCTTTCTCCAATTGAAGTGACAGTCGTTCTGGGACAAGAAGACCTGGCAATTAAGGTATTTTGTTGGTCTACTACAATACGTGCTTAATGCGATCTTTATGATTACGTATGCTGCTGCAAATTCGATTAGAACTTGCAGCCTCTGACAATAGATCAAAGATACTATCCATGAGCTTTCTGTTAATTGCACTAAATAGAGGGTATcatctaaatgaaaaataatatgctgcaaaacaaatgtttgcatttcctaCTGTTGGGTTTGTTcaaataacagcattttaaataccATTCCTAGTATATGACTGTAGCTAACTACTCTCTATTAACTCAGATCTCAGACAGAGGAGGTGGCGTTCCAGTAAGGAGAATTGAGCAGCTGTTTAGCTACATGTATTCCACAGCACCAAGGCCGAGGATGGATGATGGTCGAAATACCCCTCTTGTAAGACACTTTCAGTACTCGTGTTACTAATAAGGCTGCTATAAGTGTTTGGACAGATTGGTAGGTTAATAAATTACGAAACGCTATGTCCACCCTAATGCTCTGTGGGTGTTATTGAGCCTCATAAATATGAATTAACACTTTCTGAAACAGACTCTTAATATCTAGCTTAGTGGACAAAAGTATGCTTTTAAAGATATAAACAAGGAACACTCTATCCTGAATCTAaccctgttgggtttttttcttatactcCAATGACAGTAATTTACTTGGTCTTCACTCCCACTCAGTCTTCAAACTTACTGTAAATTGTGCTAATCTTTATGGAGCACACAACTGGAGTAGGCTTAGACTATTGTTTATCCATCAGTAGCAAACTCCTTTTACTAATCACTAACCATACTGATTACTACAGTTGTACTAGCTGTACTAGTAAAAACAAGGCAGggaaaatacataaatgtaaGATCTATGTGTAAAATCTTCCTCTTTTCATggggatttgttttttctttttagtggttttgatttttttcagtggtcAGTTTCAATATTCCATATGAAACTGATcagagatttctgttttcttctaagAGACTAGTAAGTGCAAAGGACTTTCTAATAGTTTAAAATCTCTGAACACGTTCCAGCTACTTAATTATAAGTCATAAGACCTAGTAAAAAACAAACTAATCttgtcttttgctttatttttaggcTGGCTTTGGGTATGGCTTGCCAATTTCTCGTCTGTATGCTAAATACTTTCAAGGAGATCTAAATCTCTACTCCATTTGTGGTTATGGAACAGATGCTATTATCTACCTGAAGGTATGTGTTTTGATTTGGTTAAATAAGATAGTGTTGATAACTACCATTAATGCAGTGAGGTAACCACTCATACCTTTTTAAGGTAAACAAATTCTCTGCTCATGAGTAGAAAAGCTCTCGCTGTCATTAAGAAATATCAGTGAGATTTGTAACTGGTATTTAAGAATTATAAAGGTCACTCAGCTTTAACTAGTCTACTTCGATAACTACTGGTGAAAGCCCCATTAGTCTTTTAGATTGTATTAAGATTTCTTACCTACTGGTTCATGGAATACAAAGTACTGGGAGAAAGTGAAGTAACAGAAAGGCGTGAGCAACAGATCTGGTTTCTTTACTGTTATTTCTTTACACTGACAACCAGAAAGTCTGTATAAACTAATCCTTAAAGAATCTAGTACCTGGTCCTGTTCAAGATCTGCCATATAGCCCCCATATGGCATTCAGATATCAGTAATCTTGAATGCCTGGCATGCAACATGCACTGCTGTTTTGAAGTAACTTGGAAAAAAAGGCCTACGTATTCTTTTCTACTCTTTGCAATTGCTCATGGGGAAAAAACTTCCTGTGAATTTCCTCTACTAAACCAAAACCATAGTTCTAAGTACACTGAAACACAACCAGAGAAGCAAAATTAAGAGTCACAAAAGGAAGAGACGGTCCAGCTATATACATGTTGCATTTCTATTTAATAATTTCCCAAtagaatattaattatttttttagctgtaaAATATGGGGGTAGGaaaggaacatattttaaaatttctctggAATTTTGTAAATGTAAGTTCATTTCTTTTCCATGGCTTCCAGAACTATCTTGAAAACAGGTTACAGAGTAATTCTAAGGCCTATAAAAAGGTGTTAATATGACTTGATGTTATGGCATCCTGCCAAATTGTCCAAAGCAAACATAGCTACTGAAGCGCATAAATTCCTGCATCTACTGCCAAAACATTTGTGTAAATAACTTTATTTTGTAGTGTCACTTGCTTAACACTTGAAACATaactgcatgattttttttttttgcaaagtggCATTATTGAGGGGTAGAAaccaagtaactttttttttttctttctcgaTTTTTAGGCCCTATCAACAGATTCAGTAGAAAAACTCCCAGTTTTTAACAAATCAGCTTCGAAACATTACCAGGCTACCTCAGAGGCGGATGACTGGTGTGTCCCAAGTAAAGGCCCAAAGAATCTCTCAAAGCAGAGTGCAGCTATGTGAAGAGAAGTTGGTATCCAGGCACCCAAGGGGATCAAGCTGGCTTCTCAAAAAAGACTACTGTTTGGAAGTATTCCTCTACCTCCAAACAAGCAAATTCTTCAGTTTCAGGACtggcagaagagaaagaagataaGGATGTTATAGCTTAGGCTGTATGCACTGAATGTGAAATCTTGCTGTGGACTTCAGGATGAGGAAAATAAGAGCGTGTAGGTCTTTAAAGAAGAGATGCGTATAGAGGAAAAtcaggctattttttttttttgtcatgatcAAAGACTTGATGTGGTAGAGGTGTGCAATTTTTGAGTCCTGTTTAATGCTTGAATTCTGAATACTGATAAATGTCAGTTATGTCAGTGTATATTTTTCTCCTAGAATAGTTATCAGCTCTTCATCTTATTACAGAACTCCTCAGGTAGATAATATCTGTACTTTAAAGCTGTATTTATAATATTTGGAAAAGATCCACTTAACATGGCAGTCTTGTAGCAAGATCCAAACAGCATTCAAATACAGCCTGACTAGAAGGGAGGGAGCCCTGGGAGGTAGGGAGAAagttgttgtggtggtttttttgcttatatAAGGAagccccatttaaaaaaaaaaagtattctagTAATAA of Rissa tridactyla isolate bRisTri1 chromosome 2, bRisTri1.patW.cur.20221130, whole genome shotgun sequence contains these proteins:
- the PDK4 gene encoding pyruvate dehydrogenase kinase, isozyme 4: MKAARIALRAATPLAGASGASSRRGQLPLEVEQFSRFSPSPLSIKQLLDFGSTNGCERTSFAFLRQELPVRFANILKEIDLLPDKLLGTPSVQLVKSWYIQSLMELVEFHQKSPDDQKVLSDFIDTLIRVRNRHHDVVPTMAQGVIEYKDTFKVDPVTNQNIQYFLDRFYMSRISTRMLMNQHTLLFDDKSGSGHPRHIGSIDPCCDVVEVVNDAFDSSKMLCDQYYLTSPELKLNQVNGKFPGEPINIVYVPSHLFHMLFELFKNSMRATVEFQENSPSLSPIEVTVVLGQEDLAIKISDRGGGVPVRRIEQLFSYMYSTAPRPRMDDGRNTPLAGFGYGLPISRLYAKYFQGDLNLYSICGYGTDAIIYLKALSTDSVEKLPVFNKSASKHYQATSEADDWCVPSKGPKNLSKQSAAM